The proteins below come from a single Triticum aestivum cultivar Chinese Spring chromosome 5D, IWGSC CS RefSeq v2.1, whole genome shotgun sequence genomic window:
- the LOC123124845 gene encoding uncharacterized protein produces MASNPPAIKSYMRYIHLRIERVSLHARMYEPQHYYRLVQRTSSEWIQILLHRALGLPYTTGRVDFLHLPRQPAERHRATVVSSHYQLGVRAWGCVSVVPCKMRMTSCRRSVAVAAALVLLAFGCGMVESRRLARMGLDIHLGAGLGVGGRVPASGSGSGSGSVAGAGSTAASRSGSASVRGASSSARYSVGSSGRTCIYRKDAMAYKTRSRDRY; encoded by the exons ATGGCATCCAATCCTCCTGCCATCAAAAGTTACATGAGGTACATACATCTTAGGATAGAGCGTGTCTCACTGCATGCGCGCATGTATGAGCCGCAGCATTATTACCGCCTCGTCCAACGAACCTCATCAGAATGGATACAGATCCTCTTGCATCGCGCACTCGGTTTGCCCTATACAACTGGCCGCGTCGACTTTCTTCATCTCCCAAGGCAACCAGCCGAGAGACACAGGGCGACGGTGGTGAGCAGCCATTACCAGCTAGGCGTTCGAGCTTGGGGGTGTGTGTCTGTGGTGCCGTGCAAGATGAGGATGACAAGCTGCCGGCGGAGCGTGGCCGTCGCTGCCGCCTTGGTGCTGCTGGCGTTCGGGTGCGGCATGGTGGAGAGCCGCCGCCTGGCCAGGATGGGCCTCGACATTCACCTGGGcgccggccttggagtgggaggacgGGTGCCAGCGTCCGGGTCAGGATCtggttccggctccgtggctggAGCGGGCTCGACCGCTGCGTCTAGATCAGGCTCAGCTTCTGTTCGAGGGGCCAGCTCGTCCGCTCGGTACAGTGTTG GAAGCTCGGGCCGCACTTGTATATATAGAAAGGATGCCATGGCTTACAAGACGAGATCGAGAGATCGTTACTGA
- the LOC123121599 gene encoding 5'-nucleotidase domain-containing protein DDB_G0275467 isoform X2 translates to MAPAARLRLLASCRLFSALIGTVPRCRRGLRGLSTLSSTLGSGAGEDEIERIRREFEDAKRNYLSIPAAIKDMPKMDPQGIYVNKNVKLDDLQVYGFDYDYTLSHYSDHLQCLIYDLAKKHLVNELKYPESCLQYDYDSSFPVRGLYYDKLKGCLLKLDFFGSIEPDGCFFGRRKLSSTEIKELYGTRHIGRDQARQLVGLMDVFCFSEACLIADIVQHFVDAKLEFDAPYVYEDVNQAIQHVHRSGLVHRKVLSEPQKFLLKNSQVFRFLKTLREKGKKLFLLTNSPFYFVDGGMSYLLEDQHFDGNSWRELFDVVIAQANKPSFYNSDHPFRVYDTEKDTLAFTAVDKFLPNEVYYHGCLKSFLQITKWRGPEVIYFGDHLFSDLRGPSKAGWRTAAVIRELEDEIGIQNGDSYRFQQAKLGIIHDLLGKVHATVVSTEKGQVYRTLLDELNAERRQCRSGMRDLFNSSFGATFLTDTGKESSFAYHIHQYADIYTSKLENFLSYAPESWLHPPHDIKIMPHNAKVPASLFSTS, encoded by the exons ATGGCGCCGGCCGCGCGTCTCCGCCTCCTCGCCTCATGCCGCCTCTTCTCGGCGCTTATCGGGACGGTGCCGCGGTGCCGGCGAG GTCTCCGAGGCCTGAGCACGCTCTCCTCGACGCTGgggtcgggcgccggcgaggacGAGATCGAGCGCATCCGCCGCGAGTTCGAGGACGCCAAGCGCAACTACCTCAGCATCCCGGCCGCCATCAAGGACATGCCCAAGATGGACCCGCAAG GCATTTATGTGAACAAGAACGTCAAGCTGGATGACCTGCAAGTCTATGGGTTTGACTATGACTACACTCTGTCCCACTACTCCGACCACCTGCAGTGCTTGATCTATGATCTCGCCAAGAAGCACTTGGTCAATGAG CTGAAGTATCCAGAGAGTTGCTTGCAGTACGACTACGACAGTAGCTTTCCTGTCAGGGGCCTTTACTATGACAAACTAAAAGGGTGCCTTCTGAAGCTTGATTTCTTCGGTTCTATTGAACCCGATGGCTGCTTCTTTGGAAGACGAAAG CTAAGTTCAACTGAGATAAAAGAACTCTACGGCACAAGACATATCGGAAGAGATCAAGCTCGTCAGCTTGTTGGGCTGATGGATGTCTTCTGTTTTAGCGAG GCATGCCTCATTGCAGATATTGTTCAGCACTTCGTAGATGCCAAGCTGGAGTTTGATGCTCCTTATGTATACGAGGATGTAAACCAAGCGATTCAGCATGTCCACAGAAGTGGTTTAGTTCACAGAAAAGTTCTTTCAGAGCCTCAGAAATTTCTGTTAAAAAAT AGCCAGGTGTTTCGTTTCTTAAAGACCCTACGAGAGAAGGGGAAAAAGCTGTTTCTTCTTACCAACTCACCTTTCTACTTTGTGGATGGAGGGATGAGTTATTTGCTAGAG GACCAGCATTTTGATGGGAATTCCTGGAGGGAGCTTTTTGACGTTGTGATTGCGCAGGCAAATAAACCAAGTTTCTATAATTCAGACCACCCATTCAG GGTGTATGACACTGAAAAGGACACCTTAGCATTTACTGCAGTTGACAAGTTTCTGCCAAATGAAGTCTATTACCATGGATGTTTAAAATCCTTTCTGCAGATTACAAAGTGGAGAGGCCCAGAG GTGATATACTTTGGTGATCATCTTTTCAGCGACTTGAGAGGGCCTTCCAAAGCTGGTTGGCGAACAGCTGCCGTAATTCGTGAACTTGAG GATGAAATAGGAATCCAGAATGGTGACAGCTACCGGTTCCAACAG GCAAAATTAGGTATAATACATGATCTACTTGGGAAGGTTCATGCAACTGTGGTTAGCACCGAGAAAGGCCAAGTTTACAGAACATTGCTTGATGAGTTGAATGCAGAAAGGCGTCAATGTCGATCTGGCATGCGAGATCTGTTTAATAGTTCTTTTGGTGCAACATTCCTTACAGACACAGGAAAGGAATCATCATTTGCCTATCACATTCATCAATATGCAGATATCTACACCAGCAAGCTCGAGAACTTCTTGTCATATGCCCCTGAATCATGGCTTCATCCACCTCACGACATAAAGATCATGCCACATAATGCAAAG GTGCCAGCGAGTTTGTTCAGCACCTCATAG
- the LOC123124846 gene encoding cell wall protein IFF6: protein MVCIKAIAFVAVLVAGASLAPVGESRYARKDLGLNLGLGGLGIGIGLGAGVGAGGSGYSSGSGSGSGSGSGSGSGSGSGSGSGSGSGSGGLGLGLGVGVGIGGGGGSSSGSGSGSASVSRSGSIPGIGSGSGSASASGSGSASGGGGLGLGAGLGIGLGGATGGSSSSSGSGSASASGSGSGSGSRDGSGASSSAGSEAGSSAGSSAGSSAGSSAGSSAGSSAGSSAGSSASSSARSEAGSSASSGARSEAGSEARRVQGHH from the coding sequence ATGGTCTGCATTAAGGCCATTGCTTTTGTAGCTGTACTTGTCGCTGGTGCATCGCTTGCCCCGGTGGGCGAGAGCCGCTATGCTCGGAAGGACCTTGGTCTCAACCTCGGCCTTGGCGGGCTTGGAATCGGTATCGGCTTGGGTGCTGGTGTGGGCGCAGGTGGTTCCGGCTACAGTTCAGGCTCGGGCTCGGGATCCGGTTCCGGATCAGGGTCGGGTTCTGGTTCTGGGTCTGGTTCGGGGTCGGGCTCAGGATCGGGGTCAGGTGGTCTAGGTCTTGGACTTGGTGTTGGAGTTggtattggtggtggtggtggttctaGTTCCGGTTCTGGATCGGGTTCGGCATCTGTCTCTCGTTCTGGATCAATTCCAGGCATAGGATCTGGTTCTGGATCGGCATCGGCTTCTGGGTCAGGCTCAGCCTCGGGAGGGGGTGGGCTTGGGCTTGGGGCTGGACTCGGTATTGGATTAGGTGGTGCTACTGGTGGCTCTAGCTCGAGTTCAGGGTCAGGCTCAGCTTCGGCTTCAGGCTCTGGGTCGGGAAGCGGCTCAAGGGATGGATCAGGTGCTAGCTCTAGTGCAGGATCCGAGGCAGGATCAAGTGCGGGGTCCAGTGCCGGATCAAGTGCGGGGTCCAGTGCAGGCTCTAGTGCCGGATCAAGTGCAGGGTCCAGTGCAGGTTCAAGTGCAAGCTCTAGTGCCAGATCAGAGGCAGGTTCAAGTGCAAGCTCTGGTGCCAGATCAGAGGCAGGTTCCGAAGCCAGAAGAGTGCAAGGCCACCATTGA
- the LOC123121599 gene encoding 5'-nucleotidase domain-containing protein DDB_G0275467 isoform X1: protein MAPAARLRLLASCRLFSALIGTVPRCRRGQPARHRALAFSPFDVMPLRGMRLYNPVTGCSLLVPGLRGLSTLSSTLGSGAGEDEIERIRREFEDAKRNYLSIPAAIKDMPKMDPQGIYVNKNVKLDDLQVYGFDYDYTLSHYSDHLQCLIYDLAKKHLVNELKYPESCLQYDYDSSFPVRGLYYDKLKGCLLKLDFFGSIEPDGCFFGRRKLSSTEIKELYGTRHIGRDQARQLVGLMDVFCFSEACLIADIVQHFVDAKLEFDAPYVYEDVNQAIQHVHRSGLVHRKVLSEPQKFLLKNSQVFRFLKTLREKGKKLFLLTNSPFYFVDGGMSYLLEDQHFDGNSWRELFDVVIAQANKPSFYNSDHPFRVYDTEKDTLAFTAVDKFLPNEVYYHGCLKSFLQITKWRGPEVIYFGDHLFSDLRGPSKAGWRTAAVIRELEDEIGIQNGDSYRFQQAKLGIIHDLLGKVHATVVSTEKGQVYRTLLDELNAERRQCRSGMRDLFNSSFGATFLTDTGKESSFAYHIHQYADIYTSKLENFLSYAPESWLHPPHDIKIMPHNAKVPASLFSTS from the exons ATGGCGCCGGCCGCGCGTCTCCGCCTCCTCGCCTCATGCCGCCTCTTCTCGGCGCTTATCGGGACGGTGCCGCGGTGCCGGCGAGGTCAGCCTGCCCGTCACCGCGCTCTTGCCTTCAGCCCGTTCGACGTAATGCCGCTCCGCGGGATGAGGCTTTACAACCCGGTGACTGGGTGTTCTCTTCTTGTTCCAGGTCTCCGAGGCCTGAGCACGCTCTCCTCGACGCTGgggtcgggcgccggcgaggacGAGATCGAGCGCATCCGCCGCGAGTTCGAGGACGCCAAGCGCAACTACCTCAGCATCCCGGCCGCCATCAAGGACATGCCCAAGATGGACCCGCAAG GCATTTATGTGAACAAGAACGTCAAGCTGGATGACCTGCAAGTCTATGGGTTTGACTATGACTACACTCTGTCCCACTACTCCGACCACCTGCAGTGCTTGATCTATGATCTCGCCAAGAAGCACTTGGTCAATGAG CTGAAGTATCCAGAGAGTTGCTTGCAGTACGACTACGACAGTAGCTTTCCTGTCAGGGGCCTTTACTATGACAAACTAAAAGGGTGCCTTCTGAAGCTTGATTTCTTCGGTTCTATTGAACCCGATGGCTGCTTCTTTGGAAGACGAAAG CTAAGTTCAACTGAGATAAAAGAACTCTACGGCACAAGACATATCGGAAGAGATCAAGCTCGTCAGCTTGTTGGGCTGATGGATGTCTTCTGTTTTAGCGAG GCATGCCTCATTGCAGATATTGTTCAGCACTTCGTAGATGCCAAGCTGGAGTTTGATGCTCCTTATGTATACGAGGATGTAAACCAAGCGATTCAGCATGTCCACAGAAGTGGTTTAGTTCACAGAAAAGTTCTTTCAGAGCCTCAGAAATTTCTGTTAAAAAAT AGCCAGGTGTTTCGTTTCTTAAAGACCCTACGAGAGAAGGGGAAAAAGCTGTTTCTTCTTACCAACTCACCTTTCTACTTTGTGGATGGAGGGATGAGTTATTTGCTAGAG GACCAGCATTTTGATGGGAATTCCTGGAGGGAGCTTTTTGACGTTGTGATTGCGCAGGCAAATAAACCAAGTTTCTATAATTCAGACCACCCATTCAG GGTGTATGACACTGAAAAGGACACCTTAGCATTTACTGCAGTTGACAAGTTTCTGCCAAATGAAGTCTATTACCATGGATGTTTAAAATCCTTTCTGCAGATTACAAAGTGGAGAGGCCCAGAG GTGATATACTTTGGTGATCATCTTTTCAGCGACTTGAGAGGGCCTTCCAAAGCTGGTTGGCGAACAGCTGCCGTAATTCGTGAACTTGAG GATGAAATAGGAATCCAGAATGGTGACAGCTACCGGTTCCAACAG GCAAAATTAGGTATAATACATGATCTACTTGGGAAGGTTCATGCAACTGTGGTTAGCACCGAGAAAGGCCAAGTTTACAGAACATTGCTTGATGAGTTGAATGCAGAAAGGCGTCAATGTCGATCTGGCATGCGAGATCTGTTTAATAGTTCTTTTGGTGCAACATTCCTTACAGACACAGGAAAGGAATCATCATTTGCCTATCACATTCATCAATATGCAGATATCTACACCAGCAAGCTCGAGAACTTCTTGTCATATGCCCCTGAATCATGGCTTCATCCACCTCACGACATAAAGATCATGCCACATAATGCAAAG GTGCCAGCGAGTTTGTTCAGCACCTCATAG
- the LOC123121596 gene encoding fibroin heavy chain, with the protein MRQMTTISVGIVVLATLVLASEGRIARKDLGLNLGGVGLGTDTGVNIGGNIGIGGAGSASGSGSASGSGSGSASGSGSGSGSGSGAASSAGSGAVSGGGSYAGSGAGSGSGGASGSSAGSGSGGASGSGAGSSSGGASGSGAGSGAGSGGASGSGAGSGSGGAYGGASGSGVGSGSGGGSGSGAGSGSGYGQGQGKGEGRGQGSGYGQGSGSGHGQGSGSGSGYGEGHGEGYGQGHGAGSGYGEGHGEGYGQGSGVGQGSGYGEGHGEGYGQGSGVGQGSGYGEGHGQGSGSGSGYGEGSGSGYGNGAGSGYAEGHGYGYGSGHGK; encoded by the coding sequence ATGCGACAAATGACGACCATTTCGGTTGGCATTGTTGTGCTTGCCACACTTGTTTTGGCATCCGAGGGTCGCATTGCCCGGAAGGACTTAGGCCTAAACCTTGGTGGTGTAGGCTTGGGGACCGATACAGGTGTCAATATAGGGGGTAACATTGGCATAGGTGGTGCCGGCTCTGCATCGGGGTCTGGTTCTGCGTCTGGATCAGGGTCGGGATCAGCCTCTGGTTCGGGGTCTGGCTCGGGGTCTGGTTCGGGCGCTGCATCATCAGCAGGTTCGGGTGCAGTTTCTGGTGGGGGGTCTTATGCTGGGTCTGGTGCAGGCTCAGGCTCAGGTGGAGCCTCTGGCTCTAGTGCCGGCTCAGGCTCAGGTGGAGCCTCTGGTTCTGGTGCGGGTTCAAGCTCGGGTGGAGCTTCTGGCTCTGGCGCTGGTTCAGGTGCAGGCTCAGGTGGAGCCTCTGGCTCTGGTGCTGGTTCAGGCTCAGGTGGAGCCTATGGTGGAGCTTCTGGCTCTGGTGTCGGTTCAGGCTCAGGTGGAGGCTCTGGTTCAGGTGCTGGTTCGGGATCCGGTTATGGTCAGGGGCAGGGAAAAGGCGAAGGCCGGGGCCAAGGGTCTGGATATGGCCAGGGTTCCGGCTCGGGCCATGGACAAGGTTCAGGCTCTGGTTCGGGTTATGGTGAGGGACATGGTGAAGGTTATGGACAAGGACATGGTGCGGGATCTGGATATGGTGAGGGCCATGGCGAAGGTTATGGTCAAGGTAGTGGTGTCGGGCAAGGATCCGGATACGGTGAGGGCCATGGCGAAGGTTATGGTCAAGGAAGTGGGGTCGGGCAAGGATCTGGATATGGCGAAGGTCATGGCCAAGGCTCTGGTTCAGGCTCTGGCTATGGTGAAGGCTCTGGTAGTGGTTATGGAAATGGGGCCGGCTCGGGCTACGCTGAAGGTCATGGATATGGGTATGGATCTGGACATGGCAAATGA
- the LOC123121598 gene encoding protein GAMETE EXPRESSED 2, with the protein MANRAALSPRPILAFSLLLCLAPLRPTAAQEQWPQYPITPRPAFMFRWVDDKGSFRAGDTATVMITSFYIPDANVSEVRRKAAFKVTLHGHGGKAGNSSYLTDVAVHLEGDLPSWNITLVPLRAGDFIALFEEERFFLGVDTLNFAVAARDVNPSASLASWTHLGGGRVAAGSKAFVSVFPRDALGNGLPRGADMPFGNWYFAVSWSYVNGTPVEFSGLEYNGWTEDGCMSIEFVPTFAGDFLVHVHADNTKLRGSPLPFTVKPGLIDIAKSTAEWKHGANAVQIFSKLEIFINQRDSFGNLVPGIHPFDAAVVESASRLSVPVGGLRIEAVAEGIQRLSFDVVEPGEFVLTIFETHLKQRLSDTVYVYHVFVGYCDGSKSIVNGSGLLQSVAGSPSSFMVYLLDQYGSPSPIDVEMLRVQILSRNGPSGVNPVIAPVREPNETISTDGQTSNFNVSYTPEIAGEYEIWVLCGNIALNDGKPYNMTVSPGAVDTSLSSAPMFDPKAKRSVRNNVTVRLVDSFMNPVVSLEPKLRLQLTSANVTAPMNASSFTAGEFVNNKDGSYTAHYVARYLGLYGMCIQFDSRQLAPCPFQVLVLPDEYFSEVREDHISVWEDESVSFDILSNDYIAVGLADVVNLSSPLHGAVLQYNPGYRYTPFERFFGNDSFSYTVSDKHGNVVSGTVFISVLCRPPQFTSLPKQLHVTEDIIGPKFGGFPGIEMTYSDTSENISVTVRAQHGNVLLAPVPMKLQHLLDDTLSISRVGRSSQALKIQGMVEEINGALKYLQYIGNEDFYGDDVIMLYARNRNGRHRDELHVSVEPVNDPPVILAPKSIFLGGKESRDGYQIFDKQRDPFEFSIVEPDLRWYPGNRSHLLLVLSLEVFEGTLMMTLPASLVGRAELKTGGSNQWQSLQTYVAIAHHLVLRGTGIRLRLDVADCNSAMHRLFYQGGPSHATSLSITVNDLGNYGCYPDCSEMMSRPLQAEKTVQLSKRKAMNSTRAILTGSAIAIEILAMLCLGGVLLYFLVKCMCALRIERTRGRPGNEVRTSERTVSHQLMSSSPSDDAGYSSAPAAVLSLGGNRSGFRQRSCRSCKQQELEMQQLSGIRNDGNQDDQPVVDKDK; encoded by the exons ATGGCGAACCGCGCCGCGCTCTCGCCACGCCCGATCCtagccttctccctcctcctgtgccTGGCGCCGCTGCGCCCCACGGCCGCGCAGGAGCAATGGCCGCAATACCCCATCACGCCGCGACCGGCGTTCATGTTCAGATGGGTGGACGACAAGGGGTCGTTCCGGGCCGGCGACACCGCGACCGTCATGATCACGTCTTTCTACATCCCCGACGCCAACGTGTCCGAGGTGCGGCGCAAGGCGGCCTTCAAGGTCACCCTGCACGGCCACGGCGGCAAGGCCGGCAATAGCAGCTACCTCACCGACGTCGCCGTGCACCTCGAGGGCGACCTGCCGTCCTGGAACATCACCCTCGTCCCGCTGCGCGCCGGGGACTTCATCGCGCTCTTCGAGGAGGAGCGGTTCTTCCTCGGCGTGGACACGCTCAACTTCGCCGTGGCGGCCCGGGACGTGAACCCGTCCGCCTCCCTGGCCTCCTGGACGCACCTCGGCGGCGGCCGCGTCGCCGCCGGGTCCAAGGCGTTCGTGTCGGTCTTCCCCAGGGACGCGCTCGGCAACGGACTCCCGCGGGGAGCCGACATGCCCTTCGGCAACTGGTACTTCGCTGTGTCCTGGTCCTACGTCAACGGGACGCCCGTCGAGTTCTCGGGCCTCGAGTACAACGGCTGGACGGAGGACGGGTGCATGAGCATCGAGTTCGTGCCGACTTTCGCCGGGGACTTCCTGGTGCACGTTCATGCCGACAACACCAAACTGCGCGGCTCGCCATTGCCGTTCACAGTGAAGCCAG GACTCATCGACATTGCGAAAAGCACGGCCGAGTGGAAGCATGGAGCGAACGCTGTGCAGATATTCTCCAAGCTGGAGATCTTCATAAACCAGAGGGATTCGTTTGGAAACCTTGTCCCGGGGATCCACCCATTCGATGCCGCGGTGGTTGAGAGCGCCTCAAGGCTGTCGGTCCCGGTAGGGGGTCTCCGGATCGAAGCTGTCGCCGAGGGAATTCAGCGGCTCTCCTTCGACGTCGTGGAGCCCGGGGAGTTTGTGCTCACAATCTTTGAAACTCACCTCAAGCAGAGGCTTTCTGATACGGTGTACGTGTATCATGTCTTTGTAG GGTATTGCGACGGATCAAAAAGCATCGTTAATGGTTCTGGTTTATTGCAATCTGTTGCTGGCTCACCATCATCCTTCATGGTTTACCTGCTGGATCAGTATGGAAGCCCTTCTCCGATTGATGTCGAAATGCTGCGGGTGCAGATTCTGAGCAGGAATGGCCCGTCTGGTGTAAACCCAGTTATAGCACCTGTAAGAGAACCAAATG AGACGATATCCACGGATGGACAAACCAGTAATTTCAATGTTTCGTATACTCCTGAAATTGCCGGCGAGTATGAAATTTGGGTGTTGTGCGGGAACATAGCGCTGAATGATGGAAAACCCTATAACATGACAGTCTCACCAG GTGCAGTGGACACATCTTTATCAAGTGCTCCAATGTTTGATCCAAAAGCCAAAAGATCAGTCAGAAACAATGTCACTGTTCGACTCGTTGACTCATTCATGAACCCAGTGGTATCTCTGGAGCCAAAACTGAGGCTTCAGCTAACATCTGCAAATGTAACGGCCCCGATGAACGCGTCAAGCTTCACCGCGGGGGAATTTGTCAACAACAAAGATGGATCATATACTGCTCATTATGTGGCAAGATATCTTGGTTTATATGGCATGTGCATTCAATTTGACAGCAGGCAGCTGGCTCCTTGTCCATTCCAGGTCCTTGTTCTTCCCG ACGAGTACTTCTCTGAAGTTCGAGAAGATCACATTTCAGTCTGGGAGGATGAATCTGTTTCCTTTGATATCTTGTCAAATGACTACATTGCAGTAGGACTAGCTGACGTAGTTAATTTATCTTCA CCACTCCATGGAGCGGTCCTACAGTACAATCCGGGCTATCGGTACACACCTTTTGAACGGTTTTTTGGGAATGACTCCTTTTCATACACAGTATCTGATAAGCATGGCAACGTTGTCAGTGGCACAGTGTTCATATCTGTTCTCTGCAGACCACCTCAGTTCACCTCTTTGCCCAAACAACTGCATGTGACAGAAGATATAATTGGCCCAAAGTTTGG TGGGTTTCCGGGGATTGAAATGACATATTCAGACACATCAGAGAACATATCGGTTACAGTGAGAGCGCAGCACGGCAATGTTCTTCTTGCTCCGGTGCCAATGAAACTGCAACATCTATTAGATGATACGCTTTCAATCAGCAGGGTAGGCAGGTCTAGCCAAGCCTTGAAAATACAAGGGATGGTGGAGGAAATAAATGGAGCGCTAAAATATCTTCAGTATATCGG AAATGAAGACTTCTACGGAGATGATGTTATAATGCTATATGCGAGGAACAGGAATGGTAGGCATCGTGATGAGTTACACGTCTCCGTGGAGCCGGTCAATGATCCTCCGGTTATACTGGCTCCGAAATCAATTTTCTTGGGTGGAAAAGAATCGAGAGATGGATATCAAATCTTTGACAAGCAGAGAGACCCATTTGAGTTCTCAATCGTCGAACCAGATCTTCGTTGGTACCCAG GGAACAGGTCTCACCTTCTGCTAGTGCTCTCCTTGGAAGTTTTTGAAGGAACCTTGATGATGACATTGCCAGCCAGTCTCGTCGGCAGGGCGGAGCTCAAGACTGGTGGCAGTAACCAGTGGCAGTCGCTTCAGACCTATGTGGCCATTGCACATCACTTGGTCTTGAGAGGAACTGGCATCAGGCTCCGCTTGGATGTCGCTGACTGCAACAGCGCAATGCACCGGCTGTTTTACCAA GGTGGTCCAAGCCATGCCACAAGCTTATCCATCACCGTAAACGACCTGGGGAACTATGGGTGCTACCCAGATTGTTCAGAGATGATGTCAAGGCCATTGCAAGCGGAGAAGACTGTCCAGCTGAGCAAGAGGAAAGCAATGAACTCAACAAGAGCCATCT TGACCGGATCGGCAATCGCAATCGAGATCCTGGCAATGCTGTGCCTTGGCGGGGTTCTCCTGTATTTCCTTGTGAAATGCATGTGTGCCCTGAGGATTGAACGAACAAGAGGCCGCCCCGGCAATGAAGTTCGCACATCAGAACGAACCGTGTCCCATCAACTT ATGAGTTCGTCGCCCTCGGATGATGCTGGATATAGCTCTGCGCCTGCAGCGGTGCTCTCCTTGGGTGGAAACAGATCGGGTTTTAGGCAGCG GTCTTGTAGGTCATGCAAGCAGCAAGAACTGGAAATGCAGCAGTTATCTGGGATCAGAAATGATGGAAACCAAGATGATCAGCCTGTCGTAGACAAGGACAAGTAG